One segment of Streptomyces sp. XD-27 DNA contains the following:
- a CDS encoding NAD(P)H-binding protein: protein MENNAANNTTTLVLGGTGKTGRRVVEQLTARDVSVRAASRSTGTPFDWLDRSTWEPALADVRAVYLVYLQDLGHPDAAPHIRDFLRLAASRGVERVVMLSARGWDAARPSEQAVRDAGIDWTILRPTWFAQNFSEDMFLPAILGGEVRLPTADGHEPFIDAEDVAAVAVAALTEDGHAGQVYELSGPRLLTFGDAVGLIAKAAGREVRYAPISSEEFIADLLQAGLTAEEAPVVDGLLGLIARGDNAYLSDGVQRALGREPRDFADFAERTAPTGAWHA, encoded by the coding sequence ATGGAAAACAACGCAGCGAACAACACCACGACCCTGGTCCTCGGCGGCACCGGCAAGACCGGGCGCCGGGTCGTCGAGCAGCTCACCGCCCGCGACGTCTCCGTCCGTGCCGCGTCGCGCTCGACCGGGACCCCCTTCGACTGGCTGGACCGCTCCACCTGGGAGCCCGCCCTCGCCGACGTACGCGCCGTCTATCTCGTCTACCTCCAGGACCTCGGCCACCCCGACGCCGCCCCGCACATCCGCGACTTCCTGCGGCTCGCCGCCTCCCGCGGCGTCGAGCGGGTCGTCATGCTCTCCGCGCGCGGCTGGGACGCGGCCCGCCCCTCGGAGCAGGCCGTACGCGACGCCGGGATCGACTGGACCATCCTGCGGCCCACGTGGTTCGCGCAGAACTTCAGTGAGGACATGTTCCTGCCCGCGATCCTCGGTGGGGAGGTGCGGCTGCCCACCGCCGACGGGCACGAGCCGTTCATCGACGCGGAGGACGTCGCCGCCGTCGCCGTCGCCGCGCTCACCGAGGACGGACACGCGGGCCAGGTCTACGAGTTGTCCGGGCCCCGGCTGCTCACGTTCGGCGACGCGGTCGGTTTGATCGCCAAGGCCGCGGGCCGGGAGGTCCGTTACGCGCCGATCTCCTCGGAGGAGTTCATCGCCGATCTGCTCCAGGCCGGTCTCACCGCCGAGGAGGCCCCCGTCGTGGACGGGCTGCTGGGCCTCATCGCGCGGGGCGACAACGCGTACCTCTCCGACGGCGTCCAGCGGGCGCTGGGCCGGGAGCCGCGGGACTTCGCCGACTTCGCCGAGCGCACCGCGCCCACGGGGGCGTGGCACGCCTGA
- a CDS encoding NAD(P)/FAD-dependent oxidoreductase has protein sequence MSSESEKEPDGRHRVVVIGGGMAGARLAQQLAAVSEAADATAAGGAAPAGGTTAAAAPVVTVTVIGEEPHAPYNRVLLAEVLAGRYAPEVVALPAPAAHHLRGVRAVRIDRGPRTVHCDDGRRVPYDTLVLATGSNPVLPPLRGLFEADSHELPEGVHAFRTMDDCLTLAAAVREPGVRVVVIGGGLLGVSAARALAQRGAQVVLAHQGEHLMERQVDAHAAGVLRAHLEALGVEVHTECRVRGLRTEAARGADASSTPTSRRPAGGADRGPRAPRGRRAPVPRAVRAVVLADGFTLDTDLVVFACGVRPRVGLARAAGLDVARGVVVDDELRTSDPSIHAIGDCAEHDGVVYGLAGPAQEQADVLARAIAARLRDPDQPRDHDRVRDADQPRDADHRHHAGDQDGHQATHQPGHHGSGGDAPHRYRGTRALTRLTLAAPPAAAARPATDDPATGSPAAAHPTTAVPQADAPAAAPAATAAVCGPLDLATFGEAVPAPGDDVVQLSDATRGAYRKVVVRQDRLVGGILLGDLGTVGALARAWEGDAPLPAAPLLHLLTNDGGS, from the coding sequence ATGAGCTCGGAGTCGGAGAAGGAACCGGACGGTCGCCACCGCGTGGTGGTGATCGGCGGCGGCATGGCCGGGGCGCGGCTCGCCCAGCAGCTGGCCGCCGTGTCCGAGGCGGCGGACGCGACGGCGGCGGGGGGCGCGGCGCCTGCGGGGGGCACGACAGCCGCGGCGGCCCCCGTGGTCACCGTCACCGTCATCGGCGAGGAGCCGCACGCCCCGTACAACCGGGTGCTGCTCGCCGAGGTGCTCGCCGGGCGGTACGCCCCGGAGGTCGTCGCCCTCCCCGCTCCCGCCGCGCACCACCTGCGCGGCGTCCGGGCGGTCCGTATCGACCGCGGCCCGCGGACCGTGCACTGCGACGACGGGCGCCGCGTCCCCTACGACACGCTGGTGCTCGCCACCGGCTCCAACCCGGTCCTGCCGCCCCTGCGCGGCCTGTTCGAGGCGGACAGCCACGAGCTGCCGGAGGGCGTGCACGCGTTCCGCACCATGGACGACTGCCTGACGCTCGCGGCCGCGGTACGGGAGCCCGGGGTCCGCGTGGTCGTCATCGGCGGCGGGCTGCTCGGCGTCTCCGCCGCCCGCGCCCTGGCCCAGCGCGGCGCCCAGGTCGTGCTGGCCCACCAAGGCGAGCACTTGATGGAACGCCAGGTCGACGCGCACGCCGCCGGGGTGCTGCGCGCCCATCTCGAGGCCCTGGGCGTGGAGGTGCACACGGAGTGCCGCGTCCGCGGACTGCGGACGGAAGCGGCGCGCGGCGCCGACGCGTCCAGCACGCCCACCAGCCGTCGGCCCGCCGGCGGCGCCGACCGAGGCCCCCGCGCGCCTCGCGGCCGGCGCGCCCCCGTCCCCCGTGCCGTCCGCGCCGTCGTGCTCGCCGACGGGTTCACACTCGACACCGACCTCGTCGTCTTCGCCTGCGGGGTACGGCCGCGGGTCGGGCTCGCCCGTGCCGCCGGGCTCGACGTGGCGCGCGGCGTCGTCGTCGACGACGAGCTGCGCACCTCCGACCCGTCCATCCACGCGATCGGCGACTGCGCGGAACACGACGGGGTGGTGTACGGCCTCGCCGGTCCGGCGCAGGAGCAGGCGGACGTCCTCGCGCGGGCGATCGCCGCGCGGCTGCGCGACCCCGACCAGCCGCGCGATCACGACCGGGTACGCGATGCCGACCAGCCGCGCGATGCCGACCACCGGCACCACGCCGGGGACCAGGACGGACACCAGGCCACGCACCAGCCCGGACACCACGGCAGCGGCGGCGACGCCCCGCACCGCTACCGCGGTACCCGCGCCCTGACCCGGCTCACCCTCGCCGCTCCCCCGGCCGCGGCCGCGCGCCCCGCCACGGATGACCCCGCCACGGGCAGCCCCGCGGCCGCGCACCCCACCACCGCTGTCCCCCAAGCCGATGCCCCCGCTGCCGCTCCCGCCGCCACCGCCGCGGTCTGCGGACCGCTCGATCTCGCCACATTCGGCGAGGCCGTCCCGGCCCCCGGCGACGACGTCGTACAGCTCTCCGACGCGACCCGTGGCGCCTACCGCAAGGTCGTCGTCCGCCAGGACCGCCTCGTCGGCGGCATCCTCCTCGGCGATCTCGGCACCGTCGGCGCGCTCGCCCGCGCCTGGGAAGGCGACGCGCCGCTGCCCGCCGCCCCACTGCTCCACCTGCTCACCAACGATGGAGGCTCCTGA
- a CDS encoding DUF5753 domain-containing protein, which yields MAQKTYEAWQPRAANGLRPLQEALIQEHQSVRRLRGYMPSLVPGLLQTRGYATAVMGGIIAFKGIKDDTEAAVAARMQRQQILHEEGREFGVVMEEWVLRARIGDTEVMADQLGHLLSALSLPGLSLGIIPMSAHRERLPAEAFWIQDDVKVTVELTSGSLTVTESAEIETYARTHAALAKMAVYDAHARALIEDARAALG from the coding sequence ATGGCCCAGAAGACATACGAAGCGTGGCAGCCCAGGGCCGCGAACGGCCTGCGCCCGCTCCAGGAAGCCCTCATACAGGAGCACCAGAGCGTCCGGCGCCTGCGGGGCTATATGCCAAGCCTCGTCCCCGGCCTGTTGCAGACTCGCGGCTACGCCACCGCCGTCATGGGCGGGATCATCGCGTTCAAAGGCATCAAGGACGACACCGAGGCGGCCGTGGCGGCACGGATGCAGCGGCAGCAGATCCTGCACGAAGAAGGCCGCGAGTTCGGCGTCGTGATGGAGGAGTGGGTTCTGCGGGCCCGTATCGGAGACACCGAGGTCATGGCGGACCAGCTCGGACACCTGCTGTCCGCTCTGTCGCTTCCCGGTCTGAGCCTGGGCATCATCCCGATGAGCGCCCATCGGGAACGGCTCCCGGCGGAGGCATTCTGGATCCAGGACGACGTCAAGGTCACGGTCGAACTCACCAGCGGATCCCTCACCGTCACGGAGTCGGCCGAGATCGAAACCTATGCACGAACCCATGCGGCACTCGCCAAGATGGCCGTGTACGACGCGCACGCGCGTGCACTGATCGAGGACGCCCGCGCCGCACTCGGGTGA
- a CDS encoding SH3 domain-containing protein has product MATAPEAAAASCNSWTQKGKTTATVTLRSNHSTSSTALGVLSKGTRVTSNCLWWDGHSQYQWYRVKVTSGANTGRTGWIWGAYFWGFAN; this is encoded by the coding sequence GTGGCAACCGCCCCGGAAGCGGCAGCGGCCTCGTGCAACTCCTGGACGCAGAAGGGCAAGACGACGGCCACGGTGACACTCCGGTCGAACCACTCCACCAGTTCGACGGCCCTCGGGGTCCTGAGCAAGGGCACCCGCGTCACCTCCAACTGCCTCTGGTGGGACGGCCACTCCCAGTACCAGTGGTACCGGGTCAAGGTCACCAGCGGCGCCAACACCGGCCGGACCGGCTGGATCTGGGGCGCCTACTTCTGGGGCTTCGCGAACTGA
- the nirB gene encoding nitrite reductase large subunit NirB gives MTKPTESTQRTQPAQPARPTIVLIGHGMVGQRFLEALADRGVTGTARVVVFCEEPRPAYDRVQLSSCFSGRTPDDLSLVEDGFMARHGIELHVGDPAVAVDREARTVTSQAGVEIAYDTLVLATGSYPFVPPVPGKDATGCFVYRTVEDLLAIEEYAKGLGTGTVVGGGLLGLEAAGALKGLGLTTHIVEFNPRLMSLQVDEGGGAALRRTVEDMGLIVHTGVGGKEITAGEDGAVTAMLLSDGSAVDTDLVIFSAGVRPRDQLARDCGLTVGERGGIAIDERCRTSDPSVYAIGECALAADGRVYGLVAPGYEMAEVAADAIGEAVADRTDQEKRFTGADTSTKLKLLGVDVASFGDAHGTAPGCLDVVYSDSRAGVYKKLVIGADGELLGGVLVGDAEAYGMLRPLTGTVPPLAPEQLVLPAGVGAPAALGPSALPDEAVICNCHNVTKGTIRAAVTEHSCTTVPAVKKCTKAGTGCGSCVKALTSLVEDELTASGVSVDKGLCGCFAHTRAELYEIVRTLRLTSYAELLDSHGREEARSGDGCEVCKPAVASIIASLAPTVGASGYVLDGEQAALQDTNDHFLANLQRNGSYSIVPRIPGGEITPEKLIVIGEVARDFGLYTKITGGQRIDLFGARVDQLPQIWARLVDAGFESGHAYGKALRTVKSCVGQTWCRYGVQDSVRMAIDLELRYRGLRSPHKLKSAVSGCARECAEARGKDFGVIATSNGWNLYVGGNGGADPRHADLLAQDLDDEELIRVIDRFLMFYIRTADRLERTSAWLERIEGGLDHVRDVVVHDSLGLCAELEAMMAEHVAHYRDEWAETLADPERLRRFVSFVNAPGSPDPSVRFVPERDQVKPDLTILAGPTIPVRTLEGSTSR, from the coding sequence ATGACGAAGCCGACCGAGTCCACACAGCGGACGCAGCCGGCCCAGCCTGCGCGGCCGACGATCGTGCTGATCGGCCACGGGATGGTCGGCCAGCGGTTCCTCGAAGCGCTCGCCGACCGGGGAGTCACCGGCACCGCCCGCGTGGTCGTGTTCTGCGAGGAGCCCCGGCCCGCCTATGACCGGGTCCAGTTGTCCTCGTGCTTCTCCGGCCGTACGCCCGACGATCTGTCGCTGGTCGAGGACGGCTTCATGGCCCGGCACGGCATCGAGCTGCACGTGGGCGACCCGGCCGTGGCCGTCGACCGCGAGGCGCGCACGGTCACCTCGCAGGCCGGGGTGGAGATCGCGTACGACACACTCGTCCTGGCCACCGGCTCGTACCCCTTCGTACCGCCCGTCCCCGGCAAGGACGCCACCGGCTGCTTCGTCTACCGCACCGTCGAGGACCTGCTGGCCATCGAGGAGTACGCCAAGGGCCTCGGCACCGGCACCGTGGTCGGCGGCGGGCTGCTGGGTCTCGAGGCGGCCGGGGCGCTCAAGGGGCTCGGGCTGACCACGCACATCGTGGAGTTCAACCCGCGGCTGATGTCCCTCCAGGTGGACGAGGGCGGCGGGGCCGCGCTGCGCCGCACCGTCGAGGACATGGGACTGATCGTGCACACCGGCGTCGGCGGCAAGGAGATCACGGCGGGCGAGGACGGGGCCGTCACCGCGATGCTGCTCTCCGACGGGTCCGCCGTCGACACCGACCTCGTGATCTTCTCGGCGGGCGTACGCCCCCGTGACCAGCTCGCCCGCGACTGCGGGCTGACCGTCGGCGAGCGCGGCGGCATCGCGATCGACGAGCGGTGCCGTACCAGCGACCCGTCCGTGTACGCCATCGGCGAGTGCGCGCTGGCCGCCGACGGCCGGGTGTACGGGCTGGTGGCGCCCGGCTACGAGATGGCGGAGGTGGCCGCGGACGCCATCGGCGAGGCCGTAGCGGACCGTACCGACCAGGAAAAGCGCTTCACCGGTGCCGACACCTCCACCAAGCTCAAGCTCCTCGGCGTGGACGTGGCGTCCTTCGGCGACGCGCACGGCACCGCGCCCGGCTGCCTCGACGTCGTCTACTCCGACTCCCGGGCCGGGGTCTACAAGAAGCTGGTGATCGGCGCCGACGGCGAGCTGCTGGGCGGGGTGCTGGTCGGCGACGCCGAGGCGTACGGGATGCTGCGGCCGCTGACCGGCACCGTGCCGCCGCTCGCCCCCGAGCAGCTCGTCCTCCCCGCCGGAGTGGGCGCGCCCGCCGCCCTCGGCCCGTCCGCGCTCCCCGACGAGGCGGTCATCTGCAACTGCCACAACGTCACCAAGGGCACCATCCGGGCCGCCGTCACCGAGCACTCCTGCACCACCGTCCCCGCGGTGAAGAAGTGCACCAAGGCGGGCACCGGCTGCGGCAGTTGCGTCAAGGCGCTCACCTCCCTGGTCGAGGACGAGCTGACCGCGAGCGGGGTCAGCGTCGACAAGGGCCTGTGCGGCTGCTTCGCGCACACCCGCGCCGAGCTGTACGAGATCGTGCGGACCCTGCGGCTGACCAGCTACGCCGAACTCCTGGACAGCCATGGCCGGGAGGAGGCGCGCAGCGGCGACGGCTGCGAGGTCTGCAAGCCCGCCGTCGCCTCCATCATCGCCTCGCTCGCCCCGACCGTGGGTGCGAGCGGCTACGTCCTGGACGGCGAGCAGGCCGCGCTCCAGGACACCAACGACCACTTCCTGGCGAACCTCCAGCGCAACGGCTCGTACTCGATCGTGCCGCGCATCCCCGGCGGCGAGATCACCCCGGAGAAGCTGATCGTCATCGGCGAGGTCGCGCGGGACTTCGGGCTCTACACGAAGATCACCGGCGGGCAGCGGATCGACCTGTTCGGCGCCCGCGTCGACCAGCTGCCGCAGATCTGGGCACGGCTGGTGGACGCCGGGTTCGAGTCCGGGCACGCCTACGGCAAGGCGCTGCGCACCGTGAAGTCCTGTGTGGGGCAGACCTGGTGCCGGTACGGGGTGCAGGACTCAGTCCGCATGGCGATCGACCTGGAGCTGCGGTACCGGGGCCTGCGCTCCCCGCACAAGTTGAAGTCGGCCGTCTCCGGCTGCGCCCGCGAGTGTGCCGAGGCGCGCGGCAAGGACTTCGGGGTGATCGCCACCTCGAACGGCTGGAACCTGTACGTCGGCGGCAACGGCGGCGCCGACCCGCGCCACGCCGACCTCCTCGCCCAGGACCTGGACGACGAGGAGCTCATCCGCGTCATCGACCGCTTCCTGATGTTCTACATCCGCACCGCGGACCGGCTGGAGCGCACCTCGGCGTGGCTGGAGCGGATCGAGGGCGGGCTCGACCACGTACGGGACGTCGTGGTGCACGACTCGCTCGGGCTGTGCGCGGAGCTGGAGGCCATGATGGCCGAACATGTGGCGCACTACCGCGACGAGTGGGCCGAGACGCTCGCCGACCCGGAGCGGCTGCGGCGGTTCGTCTCCTTCGTCAACGCGCCGGGCTCGCCCGACCCGTCGGTGCGGTTCGTACCCGAGCGCGACCAGGTCAAGCCGGATCTGACGATCCTGGCCGGACCCACGATCCCCGTCCGTACGCTCGAAGGGAGCACCAGCCGATGA
- a CDS encoding TSUP family transporter — MPDISLTTVILLCVAAAAAGWIDAVVGGGGLLQLPALLVGVPDLPPAYVLGTNKAVSVVGTSAAAVTYTSKGLVDVGSAVRIGLAAAGGSLAGAFFAAGIDSAVLRPLIMAVLLAVLAFVLLRPAFGTAPATGPVTRRRVLAAILVAGLGIGFYDGLIGPGTGTFLVIALVATLRMNLVTASATAKVVNVCTNLGALLTFAYQGTVLWRLAALMAVFNFAGGMAGARMALKRGSGFVRAVLVVVVVSLVCKLAYDQWLAR, encoded by the coding sequence ATGCCTGACATATCCCTGACGACGGTGATCCTGTTGTGCGTGGCCGCCGCGGCGGCGGGCTGGATCGACGCCGTCGTGGGCGGCGGCGGCCTCCTCCAGCTCCCCGCCCTCCTGGTCGGCGTCCCCGACCTGCCGCCGGCGTACGTCCTGGGCACCAACAAGGCGGTATCCGTCGTCGGCACCTCGGCCGCGGCCGTCACCTACACCAGCAAGGGCCTGGTCGACGTGGGCTCGGCCGTCCGGATCGGGCTGGCGGCGGCCGGGGGCTCGCTCGCCGGCGCGTTCTTCGCCGCCGGAATCGACAGTGCCGTACTCCGCCCGCTGATCATGGCCGTACTCCTCGCCGTCCTGGCCTTCGTCCTCCTCCGCCCCGCCTTCGGCACCGCCCCGGCCACCGGCCCGGTGACCCGCCGCCGCGTCCTGGCGGCCATCCTCGTTGCGGGCCTGGGCATCGGCTTCTACGACGGGCTGATCGGCCCCGGCACGGGAACCTTCCTCGTCATCGCGCTCGTCGCGACGCTCAGGATGAACCTGGTCACGGCCTCCGCCACCGCGAAGGTGGTGAACGTCTGCACCAACCTCGGCGCGCTGCTCACCTTCGCCTACCAGGGCACGGTGCTGTGGCGGCTGGCCGCGCTGATGGCCGTGTTCAACTTCGCGGGCGGCATGGCGGGCGCGCGCATGGCCCTCAAGCGCGGCAGCGGCTTCGTGCGGGCGGTCCTGGTGGTCGTCGTGGTCTCGCTGGTGTGCAAGCTGGCGTACGACCAGTGGCTGGCGCGGTGA
- a CDS encoding DUF397 domain-containing protein, whose translation MRDANLYELDLAGAEFARPAACGGNPPDAPETCVTLAPIPGADGAYALGDSKRPDAEPLRFTAAELHAAGIDPARFGLSA comes from the coding sequence ATGCGTGACGCGAACCTCTACGAACTCGACCTGGCCGGAGCCGAATTCGCCCGCCCCGCCGCCTGCGGCGGGAACCCGCCGGACGCCCCGGAGACGTGCGTGACCCTTGCGCCGATCCCCGGCGCCGACGGCGCCTACGCGCTGGGCGACAGCAAGCGGCCCGACGCGGAACCGCTCCGCTTCACCGCGGCGGAATTGCACGCGGCAGGCATCGACCCGGCCCGGTTCGGCCTCTCCGCCTGA
- a CDS encoding DUF397 domain-containing protein: protein MPDFKYRKSSFSDNDMECVEVATNVPGTVAVRDSKNPHGPVLRFEPAAWAEFTAAVAAGRFE from the coding sequence ATGCCTGATTTCAAGTACCGCAAGTCCAGCTTCAGCGACAACGACATGGAATGCGTGGAGGTCGCCACCAACGTGCCCGGCACCGTGGCCGTACGCGACTCCAAGAACCCCCACGGGCCCGTGCTCCGTTTCGAGCCCGCCGCGTGGGCGGAGTTCACGGCGGCCGTCGCGGCGGGACGGTTCGAGTAA
- a CDS encoding transposase has product MQVVTAQRRELIEVFTGLRPRQFQRLVRAVHRNGGRALDPDRPGRPWALPLEDRVLLVAMYCRTNLTMRQLAPLFGISPAAVGRMIGRHGPLLALAPGKHKPGRHHILIVDGTLVPTRDRTVSASSKNYRYSANLQVLIKADTRVVLAVGRPLPGNRNDCTAFAESGIKGACGTATVLADGGYQGTGVLMPHRRQAGQDRLPDWKEQHNTSHRRVRARVEHAFARMKNWKILRDCRLKGDGVWWATSGVAHMHNLALSH; this is encoded by the coding sequence GTGCAGGTTGTCACGGCTCAACGACGTGAGCTCATAGAGGTGTTCACCGGGCTCCGCCCGCGTCAGTTCCAGCGTCTGGTGCGGGCTGTCCACCGCAACGGTGGCCGGGCTCTGGACCCGGACCGGCCGGGCCGCCCGTGGGCACTGCCCCTGGAGGACCGGGTCCTGCTCGTGGCGATGTACTGCCGTACGAACCTCACCATGCGCCAGCTCGCCCCGCTCTTCGGGATCTCCCCCGCGGCCGTCGGCCGGATGATCGGCCGGCACGGGCCCCTGCTGGCCCTGGCCCCGGGCAAGCACAAGCCCGGACGGCACCACATCCTCATCGTGGACGGCACACTGGTGCCCACGAGAGACCGGACGGTGTCGGCCTCGTCGAAGAACTACCGGTACTCAGCGAACCTCCAGGTCCTGATCAAAGCGGACACCCGGGTGGTGCTGGCCGTCGGCCGCCCGCTGCCCGGCAACCGCAACGACTGCACCGCCTTCGCCGAGTCCGGCATCAAGGGGGCATGCGGCACCGCGACCGTCCTCGCCGACGGCGGCTACCAGGGCACCGGCGTCCTGATGCCCCACCGTCGCCAGGCCGGGCAGGACCGGCTGCCCGACTGGAAGGAACAGCACAACACCTCCCACCGGCGGGTACGCGCCCGCGTCGAGCACGCCTTCGCCCGCATGAAGAACTGGAAGATCCTGCGCGACTGCCGCCTGAAAGGCGACGGCGTCTGGTGGGCCACCAGCGGCGTCGCCCACATGCACAACCTCGCCCTCAGCCACTGA
- the nirD gene encoding nitrite reductase small subunit NirD, with amino-acid sequence MTMAPQKTAVRVELLVNQSWFAVCEPADLVPGRGVAALLPDGTQVAVFLDRAGQAYAIDNRDPFSGAYVLSRGLLGTAAGGRAFVASPLLKQRFDLVTGRCLDDDSVTVRAYQVRTA; translated from the coding sequence ATGACCATGGCGCCGCAGAAGACCGCCGTCCGCGTCGAATTGCTTGTGAACCAGAGCTGGTTCGCGGTGTGCGAGCCGGCCGACCTCGTCCCGGGGCGGGGCGTGGCCGCGCTGCTGCCGGACGGCACGCAGGTCGCGGTGTTCCTGGACCGGGCGGGACAGGCGTACGCGATCGACAACCGCGATCCGTTCTCGGGCGCGTACGTGCTCTCACGCGGGCTGCTCGGCACGGCGGCGGGCGGCCGGGCGTTCGTCGCGTCGCCGCTGCTCAAGCAGCGGTTCGACCTGGTGACGGGGCGGTGCCTGGACGATGATTCGGTGACGGTGCGGGCGTATCAGGTCCGTACGGCCTGA
- a CDS encoding TetR family transcriptional regulator, with product MRRPVQERSKAKRAELLDAAARLFAERGYAQTTVDDWLR from the coding sequence GTGCGGCGACCAGTCCAGGAGCGGAGCAAGGCCAAGCGGGCGGAGCTTCTCGATGCGGCCGCACGGCTGTTCGCGGAGCGCGGCTACGCCCAGACAACGGTCGACGACTGGCTTCGGTGA
- a CDS encoding DUF6879 family protein has translation MAEVPTFEELFRNCRRSALHLEMRDGYMRSDPSYIAWQKGERDRAADQDPAWRPWLDLMQETISRGVVVRRARIVSEPISDYIRFEHHVTVGNVQAGEQVRWLPRRRATDLALPGNDFWLFDDEVVLVNHFDGDGEWAPEGHTELVTDPAVAKLCSTAFEAVWERAVPHEEYQPR, from the coding sequence GTGGCTGAAGTTCCGACGTTCGAGGAGCTGTTCCGTAACTGCCGGCGGTCGGCGCTGCACCTTGAGATGCGCGACGGGTACATGCGGAGCGATCCCAGTTACATTGCCTGGCAGAAGGGCGAGCGGGACAGGGCGGCCGACCAGGACCCGGCGTGGCGTCCGTGGCTGGATCTGATGCAGGAGACGATCAGCCGAGGCGTCGTCGTGCGCCGTGCCCGGATCGTCTCCGAGCCGATCAGTGACTACATCCGCTTCGAGCACCATGTCACGGTCGGCAACGTGCAGGCGGGCGAGCAAGTGCGATGGCTGCCACGTCGCCGGGCCACGGATCTCGCCTTGCCTGGCAATGACTTCTGGTTGTTCGACGACGAGGTCGTCCTGGTCAACCACTTCGACGGCGACGGTGAGTGGGCGCCGGAGGGGCACACGGAGTTGGTCACCGATCCCGCGGTGGCGAAGCTGTGCAGCACGGCGTTCGAGGCCGTCTGGGAGCGTGCTGTTCCGCATGAGGAGTATCAGCCGAGGTAG
- a CDS encoding helix-turn-helix transcriptional regulator, which yields MTASTNLEQAKRALGQRLREIRRDSGLTARELARRAGWHESKCSRIENGGTTPSDDDIRAWTLHCRAQDQTADLIATARGIEGMYVEWRRMERSGLKRAQESVLPLWQRTKRFRIYASWLIPGPVQTRSYIAAVLSAIKERRALPDDLDTAVQVRVDKQQIIHQGNRRFAILLEESVLRRRIGGIETMAAQLGHLLVVASMPSISLGIIPMKADRSTLWPVEDFWMFDETQVNIELVSAYLTVEQPSEISLYAKTFADMADLAVYGARARELITSAINALE from the coding sequence GTGACTGCGTCAACCAACCTTGAGCAAGCCAAGCGTGCCCTGGGCCAGCGACTGCGCGAGATCAGACGGGATTCGGGTCTGACAGCGCGGGAGCTGGCCCGGAGGGCTGGATGGCATGAGTCGAAGTGTTCTCGTATCGAAAACGGCGGAACAACACCGTCCGACGATGACATCCGGGCTTGGACGTTGCACTGCCGCGCGCAAGATCAGACTGCGGACCTGATCGCCACCGCGCGCGGCATAGAGGGAATGTACGTCGAGTGGCGCAGGATGGAGCGGTCCGGCCTGAAGCGCGCGCAAGAATCGGTCCTTCCTCTGTGGCAGCGCACCAAGCGATTTCGGATCTATGCGTCGTGGCTGATTCCCGGCCCCGTGCAGACTCGGTCCTACATCGCAGCGGTCCTGTCGGCTATCAAGGAGCGGCGGGCGCTACCGGACGACCTCGATACAGCTGTGCAGGTGCGAGTCGACAAGCAGCAGATCATCCATCAGGGCAACCGCCGCTTCGCGATCCTCCTGGAGGAGAGCGTCCTCCGCAGGCGCATTGGCGGGATCGAAACGATGGCCGCACAGCTGGGACACCTGCTTGTGGTGGCGTCAATGCCGTCCATCAGCCTGGGCATCATCCCGATGAAGGCTGACCGATCGACGCTGTGGCCTGTCGAAGACTTCTGGATGTTCGATGAGACCCAGGTGAACATCGAGCTGGTGTCGGCCTACCTGACGGTGGAGCAGCCCAGCGAAATCTCCCTGTACGCAAAAACCTTCGCGGACATGGCGGACTTGGCGGTGTACGGGGCCCGGGCACGTGAGCTGATCACGTCCGCCATCAACGCTCTTGAGTAA